Within Sorangiineae bacterium MSr11367, the genomic segment CTCCGCGAGCTGTTCGACGATCCGCTCTTCGTGCCCTCGGGCCGCCGCCTCGTGCCGACGGAGCGGGCCATTGCCCTCTCGGGGACGTTGCCGGCGGCGTTGGAGCACCTTCGCGATGCGATGAACCCTCCCCAGCCCTTCGAGCCACGCACATCGCTCCGCACCTTTCGCCTCGCGACCGTCGACTATTTCGAACTTACCGCGCTGCCGGATGCGCTCGAGCACCTGCGGCGGCACGCGCCCGGGGTCGGCCTGGAGATCGAGCGCTTCTCGCCCGCGAGCCTGGCGCACCTCGTGGCCGGCGAGCTGGACCTCGCACTCATCGGCGGTTCGGTGCCGACGCCGTCCACGGGCCTGCGCCGCGTGTCCCTCTATCGCGAGCCGTTCGCAGTCATCGCGCGCCCGGGGCACCCGCGTGTGGGCCGCAGGCTCGACCTCTCCCGCTATCTGGAACTCGGGCACGTGCTGGTCAGCGTGGAAGGGCGGCGCGACGGGGTCGTCGACCGCGCCCTCGCGAAGCTGGGGAAAACGCGGCGCGTGGCCTTGCGCGTCCCCCATTTCATCTCGGCGCCCATGGCGGTGCTCCATTCCGATCACGTTTGCACGCTCCCGAGCAGCGTCGCCCGCCGGGCGCGCGAGCTCCTCGGGCTTCGTGTCTTCTCGCCCCCGCTTGCCGTGCCCGCGTCGGACGTGGTGGCACTCTGGCCCGCGCGCCACGACCACGATCCCGCGCGCCGCTGGTTTCGCGAACTGTTCCTCTCGGGGCGCGCGCTTTCTCCCCATGCGCGCACGCTCATGCGGCAGCCGCGCGAATGATGGCAGGGGTGGTATCCTTCCGCACGTGGCGCAGCCCGCTCCGTACCCGCCGAAATCGAAAACGCACCTCGCCGCCTCGAAGGAGGCGTGGCTCGCGGCCGAGCTTCGCGAGCTCGTGGCACGCGCGGCGATCAAGGAGGGCGACACGGAGCATGCCTTTCCCGGTTTGCGCTTCCTGCGCGTCTCGAAGCCATTGCCCTATCGCAAATGGCACGCCTTCGGGCCGATGCTCGTCATGGTGGCGCAGGGGCGAAAAGTCGCATCGTTTCGTGGGGTGAACCTTTCTTACGATCCATCGCGCTTCTTCGTGGTCACGGGGGCGGCGGAGTTCGAAGGAAAGATCATCGAGGCCACGCGCGAAAAGCCTTTTTTCGCGTTTTGCTACGCGATCTCGCCGGACATCGTCGCCAAGACGCTGCTGGCCCTCGCCGACCAAACGCTCGCGCCCATGGCGGAACCCGTCCCTGCGTTCGTCGGTGCGATGGAAATACCGATGCTCGATTGCGCCGTCCGATGGCTGCGCGCCCTGGAGGATCCGGTCGAGCGCCGCGTGGTCGCCCCGCTCGTCGTCGAGGAGCTCGTTTTCCGTTTGCTTCGCTCGGATGCCGCGGCCGCCATTCGGAGCGCGGTCGGTCAGGAGCGCGACACCGACAAGGTGCAATCGGCGATGCAGTTTCTCCGCGCCCACGTGGAGCGCTCGCTCTCCGTCGAAGACGTGGCCCGCCACGTTGCCATGAGCCCGTCGCACTTCGCGCACCGCTTCCGCGCCATCGCGCGCGTGAGCCCCATGCGGTACCTGAAGGAGCTGCGCTTGCAACATGCACGCACCTTGATGCTCGCCGAGGGCCTTCGCGTCGGCGAAGCGGCCGCGCGGGCAGGTTACGAGAGCACATCGCATTTCACCCGCGACTTCCGCACGCTCTTCGGTGCCTCCCCGGGAGAATACGCCCGCCGCTTTCGCGATCCCTGAGCCGAAGCAGGCAAAGCAGGCCAAAGCAGGCCAAAGCAGAAAAGAGCAGGAACTTCGCAGAAGCTGTCGTCGCCGGCGTCCTGCCCAGGCCCAAACATCTTCTTCGAAAAGGAGAATGACGCATGCGCGCCATCGTTGTTTCGGAGATTCATCGAGAATGGTCGCTGGCCGAGCTTGCCGATCCGCGGCCTGGCCCCGGGCAAGTTCTCATTCGTGTTCGCTATTCGGGAATGTGCGGTACGGACGTCCACCTTCATCGGGGCCAATTCCCAACGAAGCTTCCCATCGTGGCGGGGCACGAACCCACCGGCGAAATCGTCGAACTCGGCCCGGGGGTCACCGATTTGAAGGTGGGAGATCGCGTCGGCGTCGTCTGGGATCAAAAGGGCTGCGGGCGTTGCCCCTCGTGCCAATCCGGCATCGCCTGCCCGAGCGCGCAAACCTGGATGGACCTCGGCGGCGGCAATTCCGAGCTGATGCTCGCATGGGCCTCCGGGTGCGCCTTGATTCCCGATGACCTCGCGCTCGAAGCCGCCGCGCCCATCTTCTGCGCCGGATACACGGTCATGAGCGCCCTGCGCAACGCCAGCCCCAAGCCCGGAGAGCGGGTCGCCGTGCTCGGCGTCGGAGGCCTCGGCCATCTCGCCGTTCAAGTGTCACACGCCCTGGGCCTCGAGACCCTCGCGATCACGGGCCAAGCGAACAAGCGCGCGGAGCTCCTCGCCCTCGGCGCCGACGATGTCGTCGTGGCGAATGGCGATCCCGGCAAAGCGCTCCTCGATGCGGGAGGCGCGGATATCGTCCTTTCCACCACGAGCTCGGCAAAGCAAATCGGCTCCATCTTCCACGGGCTCCGTCGCCGTGGTCGCCTGGTCAACACCGGTATCGCCGACGGTCCCGTGAGCATCGATTCCTTCGCCGCGACGCTCGCCTTCCACGAGTTCCGCGGCGCCGTGCCCGATCATCGGAGCCACCTCGCCGAGATCCTGGAGCTCGCCGCCAAGGGCAAGGTGACGCCGAAACTCGAAATCTACCCACTGGAGCGCGCCAATGATGCGCGCGATCGTCTCGAGTCGGGCAAGGTCCGCTACCGCGCGGTGCTCGCCCACGCGTGAAGCATATTCCGTCAACGGATTGTCGTGGTCACCGGACTTGTCAGACACCTGCGTGAACATTCGTTTCACAGTGAAATCGACGTTCGATATTGCGATTATTAACAATTTCGTAAGATCTGCCGAGTAGACTCCAACGTGAATCGCCATCAAGGGGTATTCATTTGGAGTTCGACGACTCGACGGTATACGAGGAGCTCCGTGCGTACATCGCGCGGGAATTGCTCGAGGGACAGGACGACGGCCTGGATCGAAGCACCCGCTTGCTCGAGTGGGGAATCCTCGACTCGGTGTCCATGGTCGCCCTATTGGACTTCACGCGTGAGCGCTTCGGCGTCGTCATTCCGGACGACGACGTCGTACCAGCTCATTTTTCCAATCTGGATGCGCTCACACGATGCATCCTGCGGCTCCAGTCCATCCAAGCATCGGGCCAGGTTTCCGCACGAGCAACTGGTACATTGAATTACCATTATGCCCTAATCCGCGCGCTCGAACCGTATGGAGTCATGTCCGCGCGGTTCGAGGGGGAGGGGACGTCGGTGCATCATCTGCGCACGGTGGGCCGAAAGCCGGCGTGGGTGCTCCTTCCCGCGCTGGGCAATCCGGCCAGCTCGTGGGGAATCGTGTTGCGCGGCCTCGCGGACGAACACGAGGCCTTTGCGCTGGATTTTGCGGGCTTTGGGCTTACCACGTGCCCCGTGGCGGCCCCCACATTTGCCGATCAACTCGCGCTCACCTTGGACGCGATGGAGCGACTGACCCGCGGTCCGGTGGTTCTCGTGGGTCATTCGGCCGGCGCCATGGTGGCTATCGACATTGCGCGAAAATTCCCTCATAAAGTCGCGGCCTTGGTAGTGACGAGCTTTGGCGCCATCGCCGATGCCCGCGGGTGGTGGTCGTCGCTTCGGGAGCTGTCGCGCGATCCCGACGCCTTTCTCCAGCGTGCCTATTACGAACCGCCGACCCTGGGCCGGGCGCTTCGAGGCCTGCTCACGGGCGCCCTGGAGAGCGAGGCCTACCACGGCTTCCTCGACGATCGCGCACTGGATGCGATGCCGTCCATCTTCGAGGGCCTCACCGTTCCCACCTTGTTCGTGGCCGGGGAGCAGGACCGAATCATCCCCGCCTCCGCCGTGAACGCGGCCGTCGCCGCCGTTCCGCACGCGCGCATCGAGTGGCTCGCGCGCTGCGGGCACTTCCCGCAGGCGGAGCGCCCTCAAGAGCTCTTCACCTTGATGCAACTGTTTCTCGCGTCCCTGTCGGAGAACACCTCGTCATGAATCGACGTTACGATGCCGTCGTCATCGGCGGCGGCCCCGGTGGCGCCGTGGCCTCGTATTTCCTGCGCCAGCATGGATTGTCCGTGCTCATCCTGGAGCGCACTCCCTTTCCACGTTACCGCATCGGCGAATCGCTCACTGGCGTGACGGGCGATTTCGTTCGCGAGTTGGGGCTCGTCGAGAAAATGGGCGAGCATCGATTTCCGCCCAAATCGGGGGTCAAAGTCCTCGGGCGCGAGGCCAAAAACGAGTTCTTCATCCCCGTGCCACGCCCCACATGGCAAGTCCTCCGCTCGGCGTTCGACGCCATCGTTTTGGAGCGCGCCCAGGAAACGGGCGCCGAGCTTCGCTATGGCACGGTGACCGCGGTGCTCCGCGACGGGGAGCGCGTCACTGGGGTTCGCTACCGGCCCTCTGGTGGGGAAGGCGGGGGCGAAGGGGAAGTCGACATCGAATGCCGCGCGGTCATCGATGCCAGCGGACACAGCGCGGTGCTGTCGAAACTTGGCCTTGCCGGCCGCCGGCGCGTCGATGCCTTTGGGCGCCAGATCGCCGTCTTCTCGCAGTACCACCGCCCCATCCGCGATCCGGGGGCGATGGGCGACAATACGTTCATCTTCTATTCGAGACAGTACCACTGGGCCTGGTTCATCCCGCTGTCGCCCGACGTCGTATCGGTCGGGGTCGTCATGCCGGTGACCACGTACAAGGAACGCGGAGACAGCCCCGAGGCGGTGCTCCGATGGGGAGTCGAGAACGTCAATCCCGATCTCGCCAGGCGCGTTCGCGGCGCGCGCCAGGTAGAGGATGTGCGCTTCATCCGCAATTACTCGTACCGCGTCGAGCCTTTTGCAGGAAACGGCTGGTTTTGCGTGGGCGATGCCCACCGTTTCACCGATCCGATCTTCTCCTTCGGCGTCTCCCTAACGATGCTCGAGGCCAAGGCGGCCGCCGCCGCCATCGCCGAGGGCCTGCGAACGGGCGACTTCCGCGAGCCCGTGGCCAACTACGTGTCCTACAGCGATGTCGGGCAGAATGCCATTTACGACTTCATCCGCTATTTCTGGAAGTATCCAGCGTTCTTCGGCATTCAGAGCCAGGGCCGCATGCGAAAGAGCATCATCAGCCTTTTCGCCGTGGAGTGCCACAGCGAGGAAGTGCAAAGCATGCTGAAGGAGATGCGCCGCAGCTTGTACACCATGCAGGCGGAGCAGCTCCCGGGCGAAAGGCTTCGCGCCGTCGGAGAGCGGGCCTTGGCGCGCTTCACCGACTTTCAAGGAATCGACGCCATTTACGTCGCCGAACGCGACACGGGCATCCATCTTTCGTTTTACTTGGACGAGAGTACCGACGACATCCGGGAGTCGCTGACGGACTTCGAGCGCGAACTGGATGCGGATTTCGGCAAAGACCGTGTCGCCACGTCGACGTGGCCGGCTTCCCACGCGCGGGATGCCCAGGCCTCCGCCATCTTCGACCGGCGCACGCTTCGCGTCTCCTAGATAGAGGCCCCGTGAACGTGCTTTCATGTACGCATGACGGACGTTCGCGGTAGGAGCATCTTCGGCACTTTCTTTCATGCACCGGCGCCAGGCGCGCTCGAAGTCCTGCACGAAGCGGTCGTGTCCGTCGATGAAAAGGGCACCATTTCCCGGGTCATCCGCCGGGGGGAGCCGGGCTACGAGCCCGCACGTGCCTCGGCCGATGTCCGCTTGTCCGATGGTTGCTACCTGCTCCCGGGCTTCGTCGACCTCCACATTCACGCGCCGCAGTATCCCCAGTTGGGGCAGGCGCTCGACGAGCCCCTGGAGGTATGGCTGCAGAAATATACGTTCCCACTCGAAGCGCGTTATGCGAATACCGACTTCGCTCAGCGCAGCTACGAAGCGCTCGTGGCCGATCTTCTCTCCCATGGCACCACCACGGCGCTGTACTTCGCCACCGTTCATCAGGAGGCTACGCGCCTCCTGGTCGACATTTGCCTCGAGAAGGGGCAGCGCGCGCTCGTCGGCAAGGTCGTCATGGATGATCCTGCGACGTGCCCCGACTACTACCGCGACGACTCGGCGCAGGCCGCACTCGCGGATACGCGTGCCTTCATCGACTACGTACGTGCGCACCCGAACAACGGCGAGTCGCGCGTTCTTCCCGTGGTCACGCCGCGCTTCATCCCGTCGTGCACCGACGAGAGCCTCATGGGGCTGGGCAAGATTGCCGCCGAATGCGATTGCCACGTGCAGACCCATTGCTCGGAAAGCGATTGGGAGCATGGATTCGTCATCGAGCGCCACGGCGTGACCGATGCGGAGAGTCTCGACCGGTTCGGCCTCCTCACGCGGCGCACGGTCCTCGCGCACGGCACGTTCATCA encodes:
- a CDS encoding tryptophan 7-halogenase codes for the protein MNRRYDAVVIGGGPGGAVASYFLRQHGLSVLILERTPFPRYRIGESLTGVTGDFVRELGLVEKMGEHRFPPKSGVKVLGREAKNEFFIPVPRPTWQVLRSAFDAIVLERAQETGAELRYGTVTAVLRDGERVTGVRYRPSGGEGGGEGEVDIECRAVIDASGHSAVLSKLGLAGRRRVDAFGRQIAVFSQYHRPIRDPGAMGDNTFIFYSRQYHWAWFIPLSPDVVSVGVVMPVTTYKERGDSPEAVLRWGVENVNPDLARRVRGARQVEDVRFIRNYSYRVEPFAGNGWFCVGDAHRFTDPIFSFGVSLTMLEAKAAAAAIAEGLRTGDFREPVANYVSYSDVGQNAIYDFIRYFWKYPAFFGIQSQGRMRKSIISLFAVECHSEEVQSMLKEMRRSLYTMQAEQLPGERLRAVGERALARFTDFQGIDAIYVAERDTGIHLSFYLDESTDDIRESLTDFERELDADFGKDRVATSTWPASHARDAQASAIFDRRTLRVS
- the guaD gene encoding guanine deaminase, giving the protein MTDVRGRSIFGTFFHAPAPGALEVLHEAVVSVDEKGTISRVIRRGEPGYEPARASADVRLSDGCYLLPGFVDLHIHAPQYPQLGQALDEPLEVWLQKYTFPLEARYANTDFAQRSYEALVADLLSHGTTTALYFATVHQEATRLLVDICLEKGQRALVGKVVMDDPATCPDYYRDDSAQAALADTRAFIDYVRAHPNNGESRVLPVVTPRFIPSCTDESLMGLGKIAAECDCHVQTHCSESDWEHGFVIERHGVTDAESLDRFGLLTRRTVLAHGTFITGPDMDRIAQRGSAVAHCPLSNVYFSSAVFPLRAALARGVRVGLGTDISGGPSASLFDSVRMAISAARMLEIGVNPDLPPEGRGRPDSRIDTATAFHLATAAGGDALDLPIGQFTAGYHFDAMLIDTRVPEGTLGTVAILAESSPEDILQKILYLATKPNITKVWVGGRGVTP
- a CDS encoding alpha/beta fold hydrolase, whose translation is MEFDDSTVYEELRAYIARELLEGQDDGLDRSTRLLEWGILDSVSMVALLDFTRERFGVVIPDDDVVPAHFSNLDALTRCILRLQSIQASGQVSARATGTLNYHYALIRALEPYGVMSARFEGEGTSVHHLRTVGRKPAWVLLPALGNPASSWGIVLRGLADEHEAFALDFAGFGLTTCPVAAPTFADQLALTLDAMERLTRGPVVLVGHSAGAMVAIDIARKFPHKVAALVVTSFGAIADARGWWSSLRELSRDPDAFLQRAYYEPPTLGRALRGLLTGALESEAYHGFLDDRALDAMPSIFEGLTVPTLFVAGEQDRIIPASAVNAAVAAVPHARIEWLARCGHFPQAERPQELFTLMQLFLASLSENTSS
- a CDS encoding alcohol dehydrogenase catalytic domain-containing protein, with protein sequence MRAIVVSEIHREWSLAELADPRPGPGQVLIRVRYSGMCGTDVHLHRGQFPTKLPIVAGHEPTGEIVELGPGVTDLKVGDRVGVVWDQKGCGRCPSCQSGIACPSAQTWMDLGGGNSELMLAWASGCALIPDDLALEAAAPIFCAGYTVMSALRNASPKPGERVAVLGVGGLGHLAVQVSHALGLETLAITGQANKRAELLALGADDVVVANGDPGKALLDAGGADIVLSTTSSAKQIGSIFHGLRRRGRLVNTGIADGPVSIDSFAATLAFHEFRGAVPDHRSHLAEILELAAKGKVTPKLEIYPLERANDARDRLESGKVRYRAVLAHA
- a CDS encoding AraC family transcriptional regulator, with protein sequence MAQPAPYPPKSKTHLAASKEAWLAAELRELVARAAIKEGDTEHAFPGLRFLRVSKPLPYRKWHAFGPMLVMVAQGRKVASFRGVNLSYDPSRFFVVTGAAEFEGKIIEATREKPFFAFCYAISPDIVAKTLLALADQTLAPMAEPVPAFVGAMEIPMLDCAVRWLRALEDPVERRVVAPLVVEELVFRLLRSDAAAAIRSAVGQERDTDKVQSAMQFLRAHVERSLSVEDVARHVAMSPSHFAHRFRAIARVSPMRYLKELRLQHARTLMLAEGLRVGEAAARAGYESTSHFTRDFRTLFGASPGEYARRFRDP
- a CDS encoding LysR family transcriptional regulator, producing the protein MSNFDIRAINLNLLPALDALLVEGSVGAAARRMHVSQSAMSHSLAKLRELFDDPLFVPSGRRLVPTERAIALSGTLPAALEHLRDAMNPPQPFEPRTSLRTFRLATVDYFELTALPDALEHLRRHAPGVGLEIERFSPASLAHLVAGELDLALIGGSVPTPSTGLRRVSLYREPFAVIARPGHPRVGRRLDLSRYLELGHVLVSVEGRRDGVVDRALAKLGKTRRVALRVPHFISAPMAVLHSDHVCTLPSSVARRARELLGLRVFSPPLAVPASDVVALWPARHDHDPARRWFRELFLSGRALSPHARTLMRQPRE